Within Dromaius novaehollandiae isolate bDroNov1 chromosome 8, bDroNov1.hap1, whole genome shotgun sequence, the genomic segment CTAGTGTTGGCATGTGCCAACTTTAAGAGAAGTCTGCATTCTGCAGACTGCCAAAGCCTGTATCTTGAGAAACCAACTGAACCCCTTTTTTGCAGTAGTAACTGAATTCTTTATCCCCTGATGTGACATACCATGTTTGAGAGCAATTCAAATAAAGTACAGGGATTTCAGAACTTTTTGAATACAGATTAAACTCTTCTGTTTAAAGCAGAAATTGATTCAGCTGCAACATTTGCAAAGTAAGTTCTGAAAAGTTAAGTTCCAAAAAGCCCTCCATTACCTGATAGTTTAACAAATGTTTAACTGACGAATACCACCATACAAGAATTACATAATACAAAATCTCATAGATGAAAAATCAACTCCATAAAAAGTTTAATGATGGAGTTATCAGATGCACCACTTAAAAGTTACTGTAACTTTGCACTTACTTTATAAACAatgaatgtaaaagagaaaagtaaactTATCTCCCATAATACCATCCTCCTCTATTAAAACAGATGACTGAAGCACTTCATATGCCACTCACTGACTAATTCCATATTTGCAATAGCTTATTTCCATAATTTAAATACAGCACAATGGCTCATGGCAAGTTTGTAGAACTACAATTTAATTCGAGTAAACACAGGTATTTCCAttactatttaaaatatacatatgccCCTGAAAACATCAGAAGTTTAACTGTAGACACTGCTTTTAGTAGAAGATTCTAAACTAGGACATAGAATAAAATAATACCAGGCTTTACATATAGTAACATCACTACaaacttgttttgctttgtaCTTTCTTCACGATGACCCATTCGATATTCAGAGGAGAAATAAATTTAAAGGAACTATTAAACTGAACTTTGACCATTTCTTGTAACTATGTTGAAACAAAATTAGCAAATTAATTTGCAGCATAAAATACAGGATTCTTCAAAACTTTCCAGCGTTGTGGAGAAAGTCTTCAAGGGAAGTTTTGTAGGAAACAGCAATGCAGGTCTCATTATCACCCATTTCACATGCACTGGTATAGTATTTTTCTAACACATAAATCTGTACTTCTCCAAAGCATAGTATCAGGATGTAATAGCGATAAAAGACATCAGCTATGAGACAGCATCACTTAAGAGCCCCAAGAGGTAGATGATGGTTTTTATCACTATTTTGGTTGTCGTAAAGCTGAGGCAAGGAGACCAAATAATTTGCCAAGCCCATGAAGTGTCAGAAAATGATCTGTGGTTCAGAAAGCCATGTCTTGACGTCCTGTTACGTTCAGCTGATGTTGTATACCTTTGCAGTATACCTTTGTGATCTTTTAACTGGTCTGAAATTCCAGCTGTGCAGAAGGCTAAAAACAAGACTAAGCTAGGCTAGATGGCTGTTCagaattttcttctcatttgacATTGATGAACTAATGGAAGCAGCTTGCCTTCCTCGTGAAGCCTTTGAGTATCTGTAGCACCTCCAACAAAAGTCCCATTGACAAACACCCTCGGGACCTATCAAGCATATGAAAATCACATCAGTTACTTTTAGGAACTAAGATAAAAATCTTAAATGAACCCACATAGGGACTGTAGTACTCAACGCCAACCTTCTATGTATCTGATAATTATACTCATAATATGcaaagatatatatacatatagtcataatacattttaatattaCCATATGATTCATATACATTTTCATAACATTTATATAGAAGGGAAACTGTTAACATTTCACACACCACTCAAAGTTAGGACAAAGTCATTATGGGAGATTgcaataaatacaaaaacaaataagtCAAGTGAGCCTATGTAAAATTAAAGGAATTGCAACATAATTGTCAAGAAAATGGAGTAAATAACTCTGTACAAACTAAAACAGACTTTTATGATTCAACCAAACCTACAGCCTCAGTGGCAGTACAAACAAGATCACATCTGAGGAATACTCAGTCTCGTGAGGAAAAGACATTAGAGAATCCTTCTGCAGTACCTTGTATTTAATTTAGGAACTCACACTCAAAATTTATCTTGCCTCAAAAAAGTGCAGAATGTGTGGTCATAGTCCATGAAGAACATATCTGCAACATAATGTCTGTCTTTGCTTATAACATCTAAAAAGATATACTTACTGTTCTGCCACCAGTCATCTGCTCAAGAACGTCTTGGAACTGACTTCCGTTTTTATTCACATCAAGTTCTACAGCTGTGTAATTTACATTCATACCCTCAAAAagtttttttgccattttgcaGTAGAAGCATGTTGTTTTAGAGAAAATCACAACACAGTTGTCTGAAATAATCTCCTGTATGTTCAAAAGAATGTTCAAGTCAGTGTGCATTGTAATTAAGTCCATGTATTTTAACAGTATCTAACAGTCACAAAAACAAATACGTAAGTTAGAAATCTCCTATTATGGTACCAAATACAGGAAAATCACTCCCTTTAAAGGTTTTCTGGACATTTTTAACAAGGACAACTGAGGATTTCCCAGCCATGCTATGGGGATGGCTGGCTAGTTCTTAAGAATCTTCCTAACCACTATGcttcattctcattttttaagGTAAACTGAAAAGCTTGTTTAGCTTGTAAGTTCTCCCTACTTCTAATCCAGAGCCACAAGAATCTTAATGTGAGGTGTAAGCCACTTTTCTTCAAAAAGTGTTGGCAAGATAGTCAAACAAGGAGCAGAATAGTGACTTCCACCAAGGTGTCTGTCAGGAAGATACCATCCACTGTACAGTTGGCACAAATCATTCACATTTGTCCTGAAAACATCTCTGGTGGCCTAACACCTCCTGTAGGGAAGCATCCCATACTTTTACATCAGAATCAAAATCACTTCCCACCTGACTGCCAGGAAAGTCAGACCCTCGACCTCAGAAGCGGAGCTGAGGCCAAAGCGTAGCTGCTCCAGTGGAACACAAGTGCAGTGAGGCACAACCTCAGTCATCTGCAGAACTACACCAAAGATAAAGTGACTGACTCTCCCTGCTCCTTAAGGCCTCAGTAAAAGGTACACACTGTTCTTCAAGGCTAGCTCAATGATCAAAACTGTCCCAACTGCAAGTAGAATACCTCCAATTAGTTAAAACGTAGTAGTTTCTAACTTTCAGTAATCCTgtagtttttttctcttaaggGAGCAAAGAAACAGAGTAGAGTTAGCATTAACAATCCCCAACCAGAAGCACTGCTTCCACCTGTGAAGCTGTGTATTACCCACAACAACTGACTTCAGAGTGAGCAGAATCATTGTGGGGATTGTGGCCTACCCTAAGCTTCTCCTGCTCTCTGATCACACACCTCTTACAAACTGTAGAGGCTGTATCTCCTTGAAGTATTTGTACAGCTTTCCCCGTCTGTAAAGCAAACAGGATATCCTCATGATAAGCAAACTGGCAAAAAAGGGTATGAGTGGGAAGAAAGACAGACCCCCTATTACTTTGCTGCAAGGatatccaaggtggttttgtgCTGTCACTTGTGTATCTGTTCTTACTTGAAAGCAGTAATTCTACAAGGTTTAATGCCCAATACTGACGGCAACACTGAACTTAACtagcaaacaggaaaaacaaaaaaaggatccAGCCTAGGAAGACGCAGCCAGTATTTGCTAATAGACATAAAGATCCAATTCAACATGCAAAACTACTTACAGCACATCTTTATATAACttaagaaaaaagctaagaataaCTCACTTTTGCAAACATTGAAAATGAGTACAAATCTCATAAATTCATTACCTGTATTTgattcacagcagcatcactagACAATTCTATAGAAGTAGGCAGCCTATTTCCCATTctaaaactaaaaagaaatgaaaaagtcagACACTCAGGCTTTCAAACAAACACCACATTATTACTGCTCACAAATTATTTTAAGGGCTGGTTTCACTCAACCCATACAAGGGTCGGTTCTGTTTAAATATGCAAGGTGATTTCTCCCTCACACATAAATCCCTTCAGCAGCAATGCCTACGGTCTCATTAGCTCTCACATACCCGCAGTAGGTTCCAAATAAAGAGCCTGATTCAGAGTTTAACCAAAACGGTTGTCTTTTCAATAAGGTTTTTTGggggattgtttgtttgtttgttttttacaacGACAGCGCGTATATACAAGCGTCAAAATAAGGCCCCGGGCATCCCCCTGCAGGGGCTGCTCGGACGCCTGCGCACTCCGAGGCCAGCCAGGACGCCCCCCTGCCGGCTCCCCCCTCAAGACGAGGCCCGAAGACCCCCGCGCCGGCGGGCAGctgccagccccgccgccccgcgcccaccgccccgcgccgccgccccagcgccgccgccgccccgcgcagcgccccctGCAGGGCCATGGCGGCCCGCAGGAAGGGGCGGGGCTCCCGCGCAGTCCTCACTGCGGTCGGGCGCGCCGCAggcccccgcccctcctcccgcGGCGGCGTGGGGCTGCCCGCCGCGCTGCCTGTGCCCGGGAGCACGCGCCGGCCGGGGGAGGGGGCTACTCTCCCTGCGCAGGCGCAGCCGTTGGATCGCGGTGCGGCCGTTGGCGTGGCCGTTGGCGGGGAGTGCGGCGCAGCGCGTGGCGCCTCAGGCGGGAGAGCTGCTGGGGCGGCCGCGGGCTGTGGGGAGCCCCGCGTATTTCCCAGAGCAGCGGGCAGAGGGATGGGGcggcagggaaggaagggagggagagcgCCGGTCCTGAGGGACGCGGCTGCGAGGAGGCTCCTGGGAGGGAAAGAAGGCCTGGGGCCGGAGGCACTGTGTGTGTGGCTGAGGCAGGGTGAAGCCGGGAAAGGCCGTTCAGTCAGTTACAGTTTGTGTTCAAAGAATGGTGGTTACACACTGCTCTTATGGGGAAAAACGTCTTGGAACTGTGGTTTGGGCTTTTGCACCACGTTAATTAAGCTTTGAAGCATACTTGCGAGAGGGATATTATTTAGTGAAACTGCTTAGAGATTGAGTGATTTTCCTGAAGGCCCAGAAGTAAGTTTTGCTACAGTGAATGAAGCCAGGGCCTTGTCTCCTGTCCTTTGTGCCCAACTACAACATGCTAAGATTTTGGGGGGGGCCTTTGCTATATCAACTTAAACTCCCTTCAAATCTTCACCATTagcatttttgttctgctttttctttctgctttgcagcTATTTAGTATGAATATATTATTAAGTATATATGTCTTTGTTTTGTATGCATTATAAAAATGCCTCTCTCAACACATGCTTTTGTTGGCTCTCACAGACAAGAAAATGATACTATCTAAGCAAGTTAATAAAATAGGACAATTTCATCAGAAAGGATGGAAAAGATAAGTCTAGAAAAGCCAGtagcttttaattatttcaagGCATTGTTGGAGGTTTTCTAGCCTTATCTCCTGTGATGAAACTGATAAGCCCTGAAGCATCTAATGCCATGTGAAAACAGTTGTTTCTCTGACATCTCTTACCCTGATTTAGTGATAAAGATAGTAGTTAATATTCCTATTATGATCCCCAAAGCAAACTGTGGGAATCTATTTTGTTAATTCCCATCTAAGTTTTTGAAAGAATTAAGGAAATGAAACAACTACAATGTTTTCCtgaaacatgaaaataattttttcagcCACTCTTTGCAATTGGTTATGTACCGTATCACTGCTTACTGAAAAACAGATGACAGCATGGTGGAAATTAATGTTTGTTGTGTCGTTGTACTATAATGACTTTGTGTCTTGATAAATAAAGTATTACGTGTCTAGAAGGTGCATCAGGTGCATTTCTTCTGAGCTAACACTGTTTTAGGTGATGCTACAGGCTTTTTTGGATGAGAAACAGGATTTTGGATCATTTGGAAGCATTTCAAATTCcgttatatttttttcataagtAGCAGCTCCAGTAATCATTCTAAATCCCTTTTGAGAAACTATATTGTTTATTGTTTGGGCAGTTTTGTCTCCTAAATAAATGAATGGCATGCTATACTAGTTAAAAGTGAACATTAGAGGTAATTGTAATTATATCAAGTAACTCGAATGTTCACTTTTTAACTAGTGTTGGGTGCCATTCATTATGTTACTAGATagtatatttgtgtatatatattattttgATACAGTATGTGAATTGTTACAAAATACTTGTGATATATTCCGTTGTACTGCATGCTTCTTTGCCCTGACATGAAATGTATCACATCTCAGCACAGGAAATTATATAAAATGTTGACTTTCATTCTATTTTGCCAATCATAATGCATGCTAcgtacaggaagaaaaatgatgcaaGTTTGCTTTTTTCATATGTAATACAGGATAATGTTTTCTGCTAAAATTGAAAAGTGTTAAGAAAATTCTGAGCATCAAAGATTAAAATAAGCCGGCAAGAGGTTTTTCTTCCAGGCCTGTATTTCCAGTATTGGTATTCTGGAGGGGATGCCACTTTGTCAGG encodes:
- the GLRX2 gene encoding glutaredoxin 2 isoform X2 → MGNRLPTSIELSSDAAVNQIQEIISDNCVVIFSKTTCFYCKMAKKLFEGMNVNYTAVELDVNKNGSQFQDVLEQMTGGRTVPRVFVNGTFVGGATDTQRLHEEGKLLPLVHQCQMRRKF
- the GLRX2 gene encoding glutaredoxin 2 isoform X1, which gives rise to MALQGALRGAAAALGRRRGFRMGNRLPTSIELSSDAAVNQIQEIISDNCVVIFSKTTCFYCKMAKKLFEGMNVNYTAVELDVNKNGSQFQDVLEQMTGGRTVPRVFVNGTFVGGATDTQRLHEEGKLLPLVHQCQMRRKF